A single region of the Streptococcus macedonicus ACA-DC 198 genome encodes:
- a CDS encoding Integral membrane protein yields MIKKTSLKKKTKFIVSRWAERYGLLKTMQSISREKYAEKVSASLFYGLLSAIAVNFFFQPGHVYSSGATGFAQVLSAVSERLIGFKLPVSVVFYVINVPLLVLAWYKIGHKFTVFTLITVSMSSFFIQIVPEITLTTDPLVNAIFGGLVMGTGVGFSLKSRISSGGTDIISLTIRKKTGRDVGSISLMVNGVIMIFAGILFGWQYALYSMVTIFVSSRVTNAIFTKQKKMQATIVTNRPEKVIAMIHTKLHRGVTQINDAEGTYNHEKKAVLLAIITREEYNDFRYLMKKTDPNAFVSVTENVHIIGRFAED; encoded by the coding sequence ATGATTAAGAAAACATCTTTGAAAAAGAAAACAAAGTTTATTGTTAGCCGTTGGGCAGAAAGATATGGTCTGTTAAAGACAATGCAGAGCATTTCAAGAGAGAAGTATGCGGAAAAAGTTTCCGCTTCTCTTTTTTATGGTTTGCTATCGGCAATCGCGGTTAATTTCTTCTTCCAACCAGGACACGTTTATTCAAGTGGTGCAACAGGTTTTGCACAGGTTTTATCGGCAGTTAGTGAGCGATTAATTGGCTTCAAGTTGCCAGTTTCAGTTGTTTTTTATGTGATTAATGTGCCGTTGCTCGTTTTAGCTTGGTATAAAATCGGACATAAATTCACTGTTTTTACACTCATTACAGTTTCGATGAGTTCTTTCTTTATTCAAATTGTTCCTGAAATTACTCTGACGACTGACCCTTTGGTTAATGCCATTTTTGGTGGTTTAGTCATGGGGACTGGTGTTGGCTTTAGTTTAAAATCTCGTATTTCAAGTGGTGGTACTGATATCATTAGTTTGACCATTCGGAAAAAGACAGGCCGTGATGTGGGAAGTATTTCTCTCATGGTCAATGGTGTTATCATGATTTTTGCCGGCATCTTATTTGGTTGGCAATATGCCCTTTATTCTATGGTGACTATCTTTGTCTCTAGCCGTGTGACAAATGCTATTTTCACTAAGCAGAAGAAAATGCAAGCCACCATTGTGACCAATCGGCCTGAAAAGGTAATTGCGATGATTCATACCAAATTACATCGTGGGGTGACACAAATCAATGATGCTGAAGGAACTTATAATCATGAGAAAAAAGCGGTTTTACTGGCTATTATTACTCGTGAAGAATATAACGACTTTAGGTATTTGATGAAAAAAACTGATCCAAATGCCTTTGTTTCAGTTACTGAAAATGTTCATATTATTGGACGTTTTGCTGAGGATTAA